A region of Asticcacaulis excentricus DNA encodes the following proteins:
- a CDS encoding aspartate aminotransferase family protein translates to MNTTPETAPEDHLFGVYNRAAMEVERGEGVRLYARDGRVFIDLVQGVATNGLGHCHPKLIDAVKTQSEKLWHVSNIFRIPDQQTLAARLCEDSFADQVFFTNSGTEAVECALKLARKYHDAKGQPERIDIITFTGAFHGRSYGAVNAGGNDAYLAGFGPKLPGYVHLSFGDHEALKTAAAAPTAAAILVEPVQGEGGTRQVPEQCLRGLRDLCDQYGLLLMFDEIQCGMGRSGKLWAHQWSGVEPDVMMTAKALGGGFPIGACLATKEAASGMVFGSHGSTFGGNPLAMAVGLVAYGELSSPEMLDHVNQVSGFLRQQLQGLKAAFPDVIDEIRGKGLLVGIKVKPSNRDVMALARDNGLLIAGGSDNCIRLLPPLNLTIEEAREALALFEQTCQAARDTLLVEETA, encoded by the coding sequence ATGAACACCACGCCTGAGACTGCCCCCGAAGATCACCTGTTCGGCGTTTATAACCGCGCCGCTATGGAGGTTGAACGCGGCGAAGGCGTGCGACTTTACGCCCGTGACGGGCGCGTGTTCATTGATCTGGTGCAGGGCGTGGCGACCAATGGCCTCGGCCACTGCCACCCCAAGCTGATCGATGCGGTGAAAACCCAGTCCGAAAAGCTGTGGCACGTGTCCAATATCTTCCGCATTCCGGATCAGCAGACGCTGGCGGCGCGGCTGTGCGAAGACTCGTTTGCCGATCAGGTCTTCTTCACCAATTCGGGCACTGAGGCCGTTGAATGCGCGCTGAAGCTGGCACGCAAGTATCACGACGCCAAGGGGCAGCCTGAGCGCATCGACATCATCACCTTTACCGGGGCCTTCCACGGCCGCTCCTATGGCGCGGTCAATGCCGGGGGCAATGACGCCTATCTGGCCGGGTTCGGGCCGAAGCTGCCGGGCTATGTGCATCTGTCGTTTGGCGACCATGAGGCCCTGAAAACCGCTGCGGCCGCCCCCACGGCAGCGGCCATTCTGGTCGAGCCGGTGCAGGGCGAAGGCGGCACCCGTCAGGTGCCGGAACAATGCCTGCGCGGCTTACGTGATCTGTGCGATCAATACGGCCTTCTGTTGATGTTTGACGAAATCCAGTGCGGCATGGGCCGTTCGGGCAAGCTGTGGGCGCACCAGTGGTCGGGCGTGGAGCCAGACGTCATGATGACGGCCAAGGCGCTGGGCGGCGGCTTCCCCATCGGGGCCTGTCTGGCCACCAAGGAGGCGGCGTCCGGCATGGTCTTCGGCAGCCACGGCTCGACCTTCGGCGGCAATCCGCTGGCCATGGCGGTCGGTCTGGTCGCCTATGGCGAGCTGTCGAGCCCGGAGATGCTCGATCACGTCAATCAGGTGTCGGGCTTCCTGCGTCAGCAGCTTCAGGGCCTCAAGGCCGCCTTCCCGGACGTCATTGACGAAATCCGCGGCAAGGGCCTGCTGGTCGGGATCAAGGTCAAGCCGTCCAACCGTGACGTAATGGCCCTGGCGCGCGACAACGGCCTGCTGATCGCCGGCGGGTCGGACAACTGCATCCGTCTGCTGCCGCCGCTCAACCTGACCATTGAGGAGGCGCGTGAGGCGCTGGCCCTGTTCGAACAGACTTGTCAGGCGGCACGCGACACCCTGCTGGTTGAGGAGACCGCGTAA
- a CDS encoding TraB/GumN family protein, producing MINLKHTRRALLTGFVAVAALLPLGAAEAKEAAPAPKMWVITDADSTIYLYGSFHILKADTQWKTPALDKVFNSADTLYLEVPNADDQAAMGALVQKYGIDPTGSLLKPYTAEEQKLIRDTYAKYGLNIDQLVMLKPWLASLMLVLKQMQTEGFDPNIGVDKTLLAAARAKNLPVKGLETMEDQMKLLSQDVFGEESKALLDTVKEDANVKAQFTKLLTAWQTGDIKGMEVLMIDEMKTKTPKMYEAVMVTRNRNWVQPIKDVLAGSGTQMIVVGAGHLAGPDSVQALLKKEGIKVELYDYQSAK from the coding sequence ATGATCAATCTGAAACACACCCGCCGTGCGCTTCTGACCGGCTTTGTCGCTGTCGCCGCCCTGCTGCCGCTGGGGGCCGCGGAGGCCAAAGAGGCCGCGCCCGCCCCGAAAATGTGGGTCATCACCGACGCGGACTCCACCATCTATCTGTATGGCTCCTTCCATATTCTGAAAGCGGACACCCAATGGAAGACGCCCGCCCTCGACAAGGTGTTCAACAGCGCCGATACGCTTTATCTCGAAGTGCCCAATGCCGATGATCAGGCGGCGATGGGCGCGCTGGTACAAAAGTACGGGATCGACCCGACGGGCAGCCTTTTGAAGCCCTACACGGCCGAAGAACAGAAGCTGATCCGCGACACCTACGCCAAATATGGTCTCAATATCGACCAGTTGGTCATGCTGAAGCCGTGGCTGGCCAGCCTGATGCTGGTCCTGAAGCAGATGCAGACCGAAGGCTTTGATCCGAACATCGGTGTGGACAAGACGCTTCTGGCGGCGGCGCGCGCCAAGAACCTGCCCGTTAAGGGGCTGGAGACAATGGAAGACCAGATGAAGCTCCTCTCTCAGGATGTGTTTGGTGAAGAGTCGAAGGCGCTGCTCGATACGGTCAAGGAAGACGCCAACGTCAAGGCGCAGTTCACCAAGCTGCTGACGGCGTGGCAGACCGGCGATATCAAGGGGATGGAAGTCCTGATGATCGACGAGATGAAGACCAAGACGCCGAAGATGTACGAAGCCGTCATGGTCACCCGCAACCGCAACTGGGTGCAGCCGATCAAGGACGTGCTGGCCGGTTCTGGCACGCAGATGATCGTCGTCGGTGCCGGGCACCTCGCCGGTCCGGACAGCGTGCAGGCCCTGCTGAAAAAAGAAGGCATCAAGGTCGAACTGTACGATTATCAGTCGGCGAAGTAA
- a CDS encoding helix-turn-helix transcriptional regulator, translating into MKNRLKVLRAELNLSQADLAQKLDVSRQTVNAIETEKYDPSLPLAFKIADVFGLKIEDIFQP; encoded by the coding sequence ATGAAAAACCGTCTCAAAGTCCTGCGTGCGGAACTGAACCTGTCTCAGGCCGATCTGGCCCAGAAGCTGGATGTGTCACGCCAGACCGTGAATGCCATCGAAACGGAGAAGTACGATCCCTCCCTGCCGCTGGCTTTCAAAATCGCCGACGTCTTCGGACTGAAAATCGAAGACATCTTTCAACCTTAA
- a CDS encoding GNAT family N-acetyltransferase: MITCDLIAPRDLSETDMAAWRDMARQTFAFGSPVLSWDFCATVAQVRDDVRVAVFRRAGKTLAFLPHHRRPGQFARPVGAPFNDYTALISFPDTAFPAREALALAGIRAFQVSGLIDPYGAFDGFEGEPEDAYGIDLTHDETVNNVEKKHLKNINRLRRRLEEEHGEVRFELPDFTPEHFDAMLAIKRAQTAQTGIHDFLSAPWVQALMRHLFVRPADTQTQLYGHLTTVTAGGKPIIWHFGPRLGDRVHPWVSAFDPAYSAYSPGQIFLQGCQTPLRELGVNYYDLSTGQQHYKNAFCNTHSVVQHGRLFAASGQGRTSETLSRLIDSGGKALGVSHLTRRLGRRLDHLASLELDLGGRVNGTIYAFANARKRLSQ, from the coding sequence ATGATTACCTGTGACCTGATTGCCCCGCGCGACCTTAGCGAAACCGACATGGCCGCGTGGCGCGACATGGCGCGCCAGACCTTTGCCTTCGGCTCGCCCGTCCTGTCGTGGGACTTCTGCGCCACCGTGGCGCAGGTGCGCGATGACGTAAGGGTGGCGGTTTTTCGTCGTGCCGGAAAGACCCTCGCCTTTTTGCCGCACCACCGCCGTCCGGGGCAGTTTGCGCGCCCCGTCGGCGCGCCGTTCAACGACTATACCGCCCTGATCAGCTTTCCGGACACGGCCTTCCCCGCGCGGGAAGCGCTGGCTCTGGCCGGGATTCGCGCCTTTCAGGTGTCGGGCCTGATCGACCCCTACGGGGCCTTTGACGGTTTTGAGGGCGAACCCGAAGACGCCTACGGCATCGACCTGACTCACGACGAGACGGTCAATAATGTCGAAAAGAAGCACCTGAAAAACATCAACCGCCTGCGACGTCGCCTCGAAGAAGAACACGGCGAGGTGCGGTTTGAACTGCCGGATTTCACGCCCGAACATTTCGACGCCATGCTGGCCATCAAACGCGCCCAGACGGCGCAGACCGGCATCCACGACTTCCTGTCGGCACCGTGGGTGCAGGCCCTGATGCGCCACCTGTTCGTGCGCCCGGCCGACACTCAGACGCAGCTTTATGGCCACCTGACCACCGTCACGGCGGGCGGCAAGCCGATCATCTGGCATTTTGGCCCGCGTCTGGGCGACCGCGTCCATCCGTGGGTCTCGGCCTTTGATCCGGCCTACAGCGCCTATTCCCCCGGTCAGATCTTCCTGCAAGGCTGCCAGACGCCGCTGCGTGAACTGGGGGTCAATTACTACGACCTCTCAACCGGGCAGCAGCATTATAAGAACGCCTTCTGCAACACCCATTCGGTGGTGCAGCATGGCCGCCTGTTTGCCGCCTCCGGTCAGGGTCGCACCTCTGAGACCCTGTCGCGCCTGATCGACAGCGGCGGCAAGGCGCTGGGCGTGTCGCACCTGACGCGGCGTCTGGGGCGTCGCCTCGACCATCTGGCCAGTCTGGAACTGGACCTCGGCGGGCGCGTCAACGGCACGATCTACGCCTTCGCCAATGCCCGCAAGCGGTTGAGCCAGTAA